A single genomic interval of Pyrus communis chromosome 5, drPyrComm1.1, whole genome shotgun sequence harbors:
- the LOC137734304 gene encoding protein ANTAGONIST OF LIKE HETEROCHROMATIN PROTEIN 1-like has translation MAQVFTMNAQLLRYRQQQRRQREIASLEQRTFVRLHVRREEINRITRLSDTNCLWELRMDRNAFAVLCDLLQTRGGLVDDGQVTIEEQVATFVNILAHHNKNRSMQVRFFRSGETISRYVRRVLRTLLSLQDMLFAKPTPIPEDCTESRWKCFKLIIIGCLGALDGTYIGVTVPDVDRPRYRTRKGHIATNVLGVCTHDLKFVYVLSGWEGLATDSRVLGDAVTRANGLKVPTGTYYLVDSGYTNGEGFLALYRGTRYHLQEWENNSRAPRNHEEYFNMKHSRARNVIERCFGLLKRRWAILRSPSHYPIKIQGRMITACSLLHNFIRMYMAVDPKENARLAFDELPIGEDLPEVLAYIETVESSQIWTQWRDDLAREIYDQWRGRKA, from the exons atggcacaagtcTTTACTATGAATGCACAATTGTTGAGGTATAGACAACAACAAAGGAGACAACGGGAAATAGCTAGTTTAGAGCAGAGGACATTTGTTAGACTTCATGTTAGGAGAGAGGAAATAAATCGTATCACGCGATTGAGTGATACAAACTGTTTGTGGGAGCTACGAATGGATAGGAATGCATTTGCAGTTTTATGTGATTTACTACAAACTCGTGGGGGATTGGTAGATGATGGTCAAGTTACAATAGAGGAGCAAGTAGCTACTTTTGTTAACATATTAGCCCACCACAATAAAAATAGGTCAATGCAAGTTAGATTTTTTAGGTCTGGTGAAACTATTAGTCGATATGTCCGTAGAGTATTGCGTACATTACTCAGTTTGCAAGATATGTTGTTTGCAAAACCAACCCCTATCCCAGAGGATTGCACGGAATCGAGATGGAAATGCTTTAAGTTAATAATCATA GGTTGCTTAGGAGCGCTAGATGGAACATACATAGGGGTCACTGTGCCTGATGTCGATAGACCAAGATATAGAACAAGGAAGGGTCATATAGCAACTAATGTGTTAGGCGTATGCACACACGACCTCAAATTTGTATATGTGTTATCCGGTTGGGAGGGATTAGCTACTGATTCGAGAGTTCTTGGTGACGCTGTTACTAGAGCTAATGGCCTCAAGGTCCCAACTG GTACATATTATTTGGTTGATTCCGGATATACGAATGGTGAGGGTTTTCTGGCACTGTATAGAGGCACTAGATATCATTTGCAAGAGTGGGAAAACAATTCACGTGCACCTAGGAATCATGAagaatattttaatatgaaacACTCACGTGCTAGGAATGTCATTGAGAGATGTTTTGGCCTCCTCAAACGACGTTGGGCTATCTTACGAAGTCCTTCCCACTATCCAATCAAGATTCAGGGACGAATGATCACCGCATGTAGTTTACTTCATAATTTTATCAGAATGTATATGGCAGTTGATCCTAAAGAAAATGCAAGGCTTGCATTTGATGAATTACCTATAGGGGAAGATTTACCAGAAGTATTAGCCTACATTGAAACCGTTGAGTCAAGCCAAATATGGACTCAATGGAGGGATGATCTTGCAAGAGAAATATATGATCAGTGGAGAGGAAGGAAGGCTTGA
- the LOC137734305 gene encoding uncharacterized protein, whose translation MAYLIDYMATSRNWIDHEEDVLLTILEEMVADGVRCETGNFKAGTFVTVASKMREQIPGINIEPKHIQNKLKRLKEKYSSAYDMMNTSGFGWDDEKKCVVVDSDEILQEWVKKHPNASCKPNKPFPLYLRLCTVFGRDRATGSIAESAADAIENMGLESEDCETSEIPPLSPTPSPSVATSSVSQLVRKRKRSRNDGDANIASVINEGWNKAVTEMKKLGESFTFREAKARLPSELQAMSLPYDQVLRISMKLVKDTDLMGIWTTLDDSQKPDFIKVFMESL comes from the exons ATGGCTTATTTGATAGATTATATGGCCACCTCACGTAATTGGATTGATCATGAGGAGGATGTACTACTTACCATCCTCGAGGAGATGGTTGCTGATGGTGTTAGGTGTGAGACCGGCAATTTTAAGGCTGGTACTTTTGTAACGGTTGCCTCCAAGATGAGGGAACAGATTCCTGGCATTAACATAGAgccgaagcatatacaaaacaaattgaagcGTCTGAAAGAAAAGTATTCGTCTGCATATGACATGATGAATACATCTGGATTTGGTTGGGATGATGAGAAAAAATGTGTTGTTGTGGATAGTGACGAAATACTACAGGAGTGGGtgaag AAACATCCCAATGCATCTTGCAAACCAAATAAGCCATTCCCGTTGTATCTACGGCTATGTACGGTGTTTGGGAGAGACCGAGCCACGGGTAGCATTGCTGAATCAGCAGCAGATGCAATTGAAAATATGGGTTTGGAAAGTGAGGATTGTGAGACTTCTGAGATACCTCCGCTTTCACCTACCCCATCTCCTTCTGTTGCTACATCTAGTGTTTCTCAACTTgttaggaagaggaagaggagcagGAATGATGGTGATGCAAATATTGCATCTGTTATCAATGAAGGTTGGAATAAAGCTGTTACTGAAATGAAGAAATTAggtgaaagttttacttttagaGAAGCAAAAGCTAGACTACCTTCTGAGCTTCAGGCCATGAGTCTCCCATACGATCAGGTGTTAAGAATTtcaatgaagttagtgaaagatACCGATCTGATGGGTATTTGGACCACCTTGGATGACTCACAGAAGCCAGATTTCATTAAAGTGTTTATGGAGAGCCTTTGA